In Armatimonadota bacterium, the following proteins share a genomic window:
- a CDS encoding transposase, which produces TLGRDWDRMVTFYRYPQEHWRHLRTVNVVESPFAALRLRTDAAKRFKKVERAAAVIWKMLMVAQTRFRRLNAPELLAKVYVGVRYEDGIEVTGKEAAA; this is translated from the coding sequence ACGTTGGGACGGGACTGGGACCGAATGGTGACGTTTTACCGGTACCCCCAGGAGCACTGGCGGCACCTGCGGACCGTCAACGTGGTGGAGTCCCCCTTTGCGGCGCTGCGGCTACGGACGGATGCGGCCAAGCGGTTCAAGAAGGTGGAGCGGGCTGCGGCGGTGATCTGGAAGATGCTGATGGTGGCCCAGACGAGGTTCCGGCGGCTGAACGCCCCGGAGCTGCTGGCCAAGGTTTACGTGGGGGTGCGGTACGAGGACGGGATCGAGGTCACCGGGAAGGAGGCCGCCGCCTGA
- a CDS encoding BTAD domain-containing putative transcriptional regulator: MLPLQPGPLIGRDEEVATGARLLAQPQVRLLTLTGPPGIGKTRLALEIARRVEHAFPDGAWFVDLAPVRDPAGVLAAIARVLRLRDLRGVDLLDTLSDHLQDRAALLLLDNFEQVVAAAPHLAALLAPCARLTCLVTSRIALRVPWEHHFPVPPLPVPRLPEPGEVPDLQALAGIPAVALFLERARALVPAFALAPENAAAVAEICVRLDGVPLAIELAAARIPILSPQQIAARLGDRFRLLTGSSRSWPERHRTLQAVIDWSYNLLSEDERAVLRRLGVFAGAFTFEAAAEVAVGPPVREDRILDLVAALVDHSLLVVEPGRPAPYRLLETIRQYAQARLLESGEAEAVRDRHLACYLRIAESGAHGLEGPRDPAPVQAVAAQHDNIRAAMEWAQARGDVIRGLRLAVAAAGPMWAGHIHSTEARQWLEGWLQRQDAREVGQPVPETLRAQALYWAGELAWEVGDNLRAQQALEESSALFRRLGDGRGLASALNTLAVVRYRTAEYAAARRALDESVSIGRAVGDPGLTAFALLIRGIVARLEGDYEGAEAWGRESLELARAANLTRAAALALDSLGVLAAHRRDGDAAESLAQDAVARFRSLGDAYGTAASLNTLALAALARGNAALARARSLESLPISRRLAARGSAGRSQLILARAALREGDTASALAAAREALDLFQEVDERLGLVQSLEVLGAVALQAGGAAGARLLGAAAAARARLGAPQSPLEQGELARPVRAAETAAAPGALQAARAAGEGITLDAAIEDARALARSLALPAVAPPGPQLRVRLLGGFEVWRGEECLSHKVWRRRRDRLLFAYLLIAREPVPREALLEALWPHLPPESAKSSLDVAWCNAKRAVGQGSPGEACLVLERGRYGILPGAVVTDVQEFEAHVAAAARARDVQSALRALETAAGIYRGDLLPDEANEPWTTLERERLRIAYIGVLERLGEAKASQGQVAEAEAHLREILRLDPWREEVYRRLMVLLAEHGRRAEALRLYQECVASLRRDLEVDPSRETAALAEAIAREHRPDHPRPHQSLSC; encoded by the coding sequence GTGCTTCCCCTCCAGCCCGGGCCCCTCATCGGTCGCGACGAAGAGGTGGCCACGGGGGCGCGGCTTTTGGCCCAGCCCCAGGTCCGCCTCCTCACCCTCACCGGGCCCCCGGGCATCGGCAAGACGCGGCTGGCCCTGGAGATCGCCCGGCGCGTGGAGCACGCCTTTCCTGACGGCGCCTGGTTCGTGGACCTGGCGCCGGTGCGCGACCCCGCGGGGGTCCTGGCGGCGATCGCCCGGGTGTTGCGCCTGCGCGATCTCCGCGGTGTGGATCTGCTGGACACCCTGAGCGACCACCTCCAGGACCGGGCCGCCTTGCTGCTCCTGGACAACTTCGAACAGGTCGTCGCCGCCGCCCCGCACCTGGCGGCCCTGCTGGCGCCCTGCGCGAGACTGACCTGTCTCGTGACCAGCCGCATCGCGCTGCGCGTGCCCTGGGAACACCACTTCCCCGTGCCACCCCTGCCGGTGCCCCGCCTGCCAGAGCCGGGGGAGGTGCCGGACCTGCAGGCGCTGGCGGGCATCCCCGCCGTGGCGCTCTTCCTGGAGCGCGCCCGCGCCCTGGTGCCAGCCTTCGCCCTGGCTCCGGAGAACGCTGCGGCGGTGGCGGAGATCTGTGTCCGGCTGGACGGGGTGCCGCTGGCGATCGAGCTGGCAGCGGCCCGGATCCCCATCCTCTCCCCCCAGCAGATCGCCGCGCGGCTGGGCGACCGCTTCCGCCTGCTCACCGGCAGCAGCCGCTCCTGGCCCGAACGCCACCGCACGCTCCAGGCGGTGATCGACTGGAGCTACAACCTCCTGTCGGAGGACGAACGGGCGGTCCTGCGCCGTCTGGGGGTCTTCGCCGGCGCCTTCACCTTCGAGGCCGCTGCGGAGGTAGCCGTCGGCCCGCCGGTGAGGGAGGACCGGATCCTCGACCTGGTCGCCGCGTTGGTGGACCACTCGCTGCTGGTGGTCGAACCGGGGCGTCCTGCGCCGTACCGCCTGCTGGAGACGATCCGTCAGTACGCCCAGGCCCGCCTGCTGGAGTCGGGGGAAGCCGAGGCAGTACGTGACCGGCACCTCGCCTGTTACCTCCGGATCGCGGAGTCGGGGGCCCACGGGCTGGAAGGGCCTCGCGACCCGGCCCCGGTACAGGCGGTGGCGGCCCAGCACGACAACATCCGGGCCGCCATGGAGTGGGCGCAGGCGCGTGGCGACGTGATCCGCGGGCTGCGTCTCGCGGTGGCTGCGGCGGGACCGATGTGGGCCGGCCACATCCACTCCACTGAGGCGCGGCAGTGGCTGGAAGGCTGGCTGCAGCGGCAAGACGCCCGGGAGGTGGGCCAGCCCGTTCCCGAGACGCTGCGTGCCCAGGCCCTGTACTGGGCCGGCGAGCTGGCCTGGGAGGTCGGGGACAACCTCCGCGCCCAACAGGCCCTCGAGGAGAGCAGTGCGCTCTTCCGCCGCCTCGGTGACGGCAGAGGGCTGGCGTCGGCCCTCAACACGCTGGCCGTGGTGCGGTACCGGACGGCGGAGTATGCGGCGGCGCGGCGGGCCCTGGACGAGAGTGTGTCGATCGGCCGCGCGGTGGGCGATCCGGGACTCACCGCTTTCGCCCTGCTCATCCGGGGCATCGTCGCCCGCCTGGAGGGCGACTATGAGGGAGCGGAGGCGTGGGGCCGTGAGAGCCTCGAGCTGGCGCGTGCGGCTAACCTCACCCGCGCCGCGGCCCTGGCGCTGGACAGCCTAGGGGTGCTGGCGGCGCACCGCCGCGACGGGGACGCGGCGGAGTCGCTGGCCCAGGATGCGGTGGCGCGCTTCCGGTCGCTGGGAGACGCCTACGGCACGGCGGCCAGCCTCAACACGCTGGCGCTGGCCGCGCTGGCCCGCGGCAACGCGGCGCTGGCCCGCGCGCGCAGCCTGGAGAGCCTGCCCATCTCGCGGCGCCTGGCGGCCCGGGGATCTGCCGGTCGCTCCCAGTTGATCCTGGCGCGTGCGGCGCTGCGGGAGGGCGACACCGCATCGGCCCTGGCCGCCGCACGCGAGGCCCTCGACCTCTTCCAGGAGGTGGATGAACGGCTCGGCCTGGTCCAGTCCCTGGAGGTCCTCGGCGCCGTCGCCCTTCAGGCGGGAGGCGCCGCCGGGGCCCGGCTCCTGGGCGCGGCCGCTGCGGCACGTGCCCGACTGGGCGCCCCACAGTCGCCCCTTGAGCAAGGCGAGCTCGCGCGTCCGGTGCGGGCGGCGGAGACCGCCGCGGCCCCGGGCGCACTCCAGGCCGCCCGGGCTGCTGGGGAGGGGATCACGCTCGATGCCGCGATCGAGGACGCGAGGGCCCTGGCCCGCTCCCTGGCGCTTCCCGCGGTGGCGCCGCCCGGGCCGCAGCTGCGGGTCCGGCTCCTCGGGGGGTTCGAAGTGTGGCGGGGCGAGGAGTGCCTCTCCCACAAGGTCTGGCGTCGCCGCCGGGATCGCCTGTTGTTCGCCTACCTCCTGATCGCCCGCGAGCCGGTCCCCCGCGAGGCGCTGCTGGAAGCGCTGTGGCCCCACCTCCCTCCTGAATCCGCGAAGTCCAGCCTGGACGTGGCCTGGTGCAACGCCAAGCGGGCGGTGGGCCAGGGCAGTCCCGGGGAAGCGTGCCTGGTCCTGGAGCGAGGGCGGTACGGGATCCTGCCGGGTGCGGTGGTCACAGACGTCCAGGAGTTCGAAGCTCACGTGGCGGCCGCCGCCCGGGCCCGCGACGTCCAGTCTGCCCTCCGGGCCCTGGAGACCGCCGCAGGGATCTACCGCGGAGACCTCCTGCCCGACGAGGCCAACGAACCCTGGACGACTCTCGAACGGGAGCGGCTGCGGATCGCGTACATCGGGGTTCTGGAGCGGCTGGGGGAGGCTAAAGCCTCCCAGGGGCAGGTAGCGGAGGCCGAGGCGCACCTGCGCGAGATCCTCCGCCTCGACCCCTGGCGGGAAGAGGTCTACCGGCGGCTCATGGTGCTCCTGGCGGAGCACGGTCGGCGTGCGGAAGCGCTGCGCCTGTACCAGGAGTGCGTGGCGTCGTTGCGCCGCGACCTGGAGGTGGATCCGAGCCGCGAGACCGCAGCCCTCGCCGAAGCCATCGCCAGGGAACACCGGCCTGACCACCCTCGTCCCCACCAGTCACTTTCTTGCTGA